A region of the Myxococcus stipitatus DSM 14675 genome:
GCACACGCGGCTCGCCCTGCCGGTGCGCTTCCGTCAACAGTCGGCCCACCAACTGCGTGGCCACGCCCATCCTCCGCGCCTGCGGCGCCACCACGAGCGAGCGCACCCAGACGCCATCCAGCGGCAAGCCCTCTTCCCGGTACGAGTCCATCCACGCGAAGCCGTGCAGCCGGCCCTGGGTGTCCAGCGCGCCCACGGCGGCGCCTCGGCGCTCCTGGGCGTCACGGCCCCAGCGGTCGCCCAACTGCCGCCGCAAGAAGGTGGGAGACACGGACAGCCGCTCTCCGGCGAAGGTGAGCAGCACCTCCAGGTCCACGGGCCGCAGGAGCCTCACCTCGAGCGGCCCCACCAGGTGGCGCCGCAACGGCTTCGACCAGCCTGAGAAGAAGAAGTCCCTCACGGCCCGATAGATTAGCCGGGTCCGGCGCTGGCCCCATGCTGTCGCCAGACCGCGCTGTGCCACCCACAGCGCGGGGCTCAAGGGCCTGGGCAGCGGCACCAACCACCGGCCCCGCCGCAGCGACACCACGCGCCCCAGCAGCGCTCCACCGGGACGTGCGCCCGTGCCCAGCAGCGTCGTCGTCATCCAGGGCTGGGTGGACACCACCACCTGCGCGGTGAGCCGGGTCCCCTGCCGCACCAGCGCGATGTCGCCCGCGGAGATGTCACCCGGGCCACAGCGCAGCACGCGCACGGCATCGCCCTGACGCAGCAGGGGCGCCAGGTCCCGAGTCACCCCGCGCACCCACAGCTTCTGCCCGAGCGGCAGCGCCTCCAGCACACCCTGCAGGACCTCCGAGGAGGAGGCCGTCTTCCGCGGCGGCACGCGCCACCTCCAGGGAAGTCCGGCCCGACACGAGCCTTCCCTGTCGCTCGTGCGGCGGAATGTAGCCCTTCCCTTCTCCCACACCAACCGACGCGAGCGCGGGGGCGGGTCAGCCCCTATCGCCCACGCGCTGGGCCCGATAAGACGGGTGCGCCACCCGGCCCGGAGGTGGCCCAAGGAGGGATGGGTTCATGAGCGCGACGCCCGAGGGCTCGCTGGTGCCTCAGCAGGGTTGGTGGGGCCGCAACTGGAAGTGGGTGGTGCCGGTGGGGTGTCTGGGGCTGCTCGCCTCGTGCGGCTGCCTGGGCTTCGTCGTCGTCGGACTGGGTGTCTCGTCCGTGACGCAGAACATGGGCGCGTACACGGAGGCGGTCTCCATCGCCACCAACGACGCGCAGGTGCGCAAGGTGATGGGCGCGCCCATCAAGGCCAGCGGCTTTCCCAAGCAGACGCAGGTGAACTCCATCAACGGCGTCACCCGCGCGCAGCTCGCCATCCCGCTCGACGGGCCCCAGGCGGACGGCATGCTCCAGGTCGACGCGCGCAAGGAAGGCGACGGCGACTGGCACTACGACGTCCTCACCGTGGAGGTGGAGGGCGGCACGCGCATCGACCTCCGGGACGATGCCCCCTCCGAGCGCGACCTGCTCCCCGAGGGCGACGACTCCGGTGAGCCGCCTCCGCCGCCGCTCGAGGAAGAGGAGCCGCCCCGCCGCGATGCCCCGAAGCCGGGCTCCGGCAAGGACAGCGACATCGAGCTGTAGCCCGCAACGACAAGGGGCGGCGCGAGGAGTCTCCCCGCGTCGCCCCCCATCACGCCCGTGAAGGGCGGAGCACGACTACTTCAGCTTCTGCAGCTCCGCGCGCAGCTCGGGCAGGACCTTGAAGAGGTCCGCGACGATGCCGTAGTCGGCCACCTGGAAGATGGGCGCCTCGGCGTCCTTGTTGATGGCGACGATGGTCTTCGAGCTCTTCATGCCCGCCAGGTGCTGGATGGCACCGCTGATGCCCGCGGCGATGTACAGCGCCGGAGCCACGACCTTGCCCGTCTGACCGACCTGCAAGTCGTTGGGCACCCAGCCCGCGTCACACACCGCGCGGGACGCACCCACGGCCGCGCCCAGGTCATCCGCCAGCGCTTCAATCTCCTTGAAGTCGCCCTTGGTGCCACGGCCACCGGAGATGACGACGCGCGCCTCGGTCAGCTCCGGGCGGGCGCTCTTCACTTCCTTGAACTCGACGAACTTCGTCTTGGAGGCTTCCACCTTCGGGGCGAAGGTCTTCACCTCGGCGGCGGCCTGGCCACCGGCGGCCGCGGCGAACTCCGTGGCGCGCACGGTGAACACCTTCACCGGCGTGGTGAGCTTCACCTCGGCGAACACGTTGCCGGCCCACATGGGGCGGGTGAAGGTGACGTCCGCGCCCGAGCCGTTCAGCCCGGTGATGTCCGTGGCCATGGCGGCCTTCAGGCGCGCGGCGAGCCGGGGCATCAGGTCCTTGCCCTGCGCCGTGGACGCCATGCCCACGTAGTCCGCCTTCAGCTCGGTGGCGAGCGTGGACAGCACGGGGGCGTACGTCTCCGCGAGGTAGTGCTCCAGCTCCGCGGCGGCGCCCACGTGCACGGCCTTGGCGCCCGTGGTCTTGAGCTCGTCCACGACCTTGGCGGGGTCCTTGCCCAGGATGGCGATGTGCAGCTCCGCGCCGGCCTTGTCGGCCAGCTGCTTGCCCGCGCCAATGGCGTTGAGGGAGGCCTTGCGGAGGTGCCCGTCCGGCTGCTGCTCGGCGACGATGAGAACGATTGGCATTGGAGTGTCTCCGTATCTTCCGAGAGGGTTAGACGACCTTCGCCTCGTTGCGCAGCTTGTCCACCAGGGTGGCCACGTCCGGCACCTTGATGCCGGCCTTGCGCGCGGGCGGGGACGCCAGCTTCAGGACCTGGATCTGCGGGGTGACGTTCACGCCCAGCTTCTCCGGCGTCAGCTCCTCGATGGGCTTGCTCTTCGCCTTCATGATGCCCGGGAGGCTGGCGTAGCGCGGCTGGTTCAGGCGCAGGTCCGTGGTGACGACGGCGGGCAGCTGGCACTCCAGCGTCGCCAGCCCGTTGTCGACCTCGCGCACCACCTGGACGGCCTTCTTGTCCGCGGTGAGCTTCACGGCCGGCTCCTTGTTCTTCTCCTCGGCGCTCTCCAGCGACTCCACCTTGGAGGCGAACGTGGCCTGGCCCCAGCCCAGGAACTCGGCCAGGTACTGGCCCACCTGGTTCTGGTCGTCATCGATGGACTGCTTGCCCAGGACGACCAGGTCCGGCTTCTCCTTCTCCGCGACCTTCTGCAGCAGCGCCGCGATGCCCAGCTGGTCCAGCGGGCCCGTGTGGTTCACCCACACCGCGCGGTGCGCGCCCATGGCCAGCGCGTGCCGGAGCTGCTCCTGCACTTCCTTGCCGCCGATGGACACCACCACCACTTCGCCCGTGTGCTTGGCGACGAGGCGCAGGCCCTCTTCGACACCAATCTCGTCGAAGGGGTTGATCTTGTACTTGAGCCCCTCCTGGACGATGCCCGAGCCGTCGGGCTTCACCTTGATTTTGGACTCGGGGTCTTCCACGCGCTTGGCGGTGACGAGGATCTTCACGGCTGGCTACTCCTTGCGGGAGGCGTTTTAGAAGGCTGGAAAACAGTCCGTGCAAGCCGCCTTGACGCGGCGCGCGAACGGCCTGGGTTAATAGGCATCCGGGTGTCACGGCGGCAATGGGAA
Encoded here:
- a CDS encoding electron transfer flavoprotein subunit alpha/FixB family protein: MPIVLIVAEQQPDGHLRKASLNAIGAGKQLADKAGAELHIAILGKDPAKVVDELKTTGAKAVHVGAAAELEHYLAETYAPVLSTLATELKADYVGMASTAQGKDLMPRLAARLKAAMATDITGLNGSGADVTFTRPMWAGNVFAEVKLTTPVKVFTVRATEFAAAAGGQAAAEVKTFAPKVEASKTKFVEFKEVKSARPELTEARVVISGGRGTKGDFKEIEALADDLGAAVGASRAVCDAGWVPNDLQVGQTGKVVAPALYIAAGISGAIQHLAGMKSSKTIVAINKDAEAPIFQVADYGIVADLFKVLPELRAELQKLK
- a CDS encoding cytochrome c oxidase assembly factor Coa1 family protein, which codes for MSATPEGSLVPQQGWWGRNWKWVVPVGCLGLLASCGCLGFVVVGLGVSSVTQNMGAYTEAVSIATNDAQVRKVMGAPIKASGFPKQTQVNSINGVTRAQLAIPLDGPQADGMLQVDARKEGDGDWHYDVLTVEVEGGTRIDLRDDAPSERDLLPEGDDSGEPPPPPLEEEEPPRRDAPKPGSGKDSDIEL
- a CDS encoding electron transfer flavoprotein subunit beta/FixA family protein, producing the protein MKILVTAKRVEDPESKIKVKPDGSGIVQEGLKYKINPFDEIGVEEGLRLVAKHTGEVVVVSIGGKEVQEQLRHALAMGAHRAVWVNHTGPLDQLGIAALLQKVAEKEKPDLVVLGKQSIDDDQNQVGQYLAEFLGWGQATFASKVESLESAEEKNKEPAVKLTADKKAVQVVREVDNGLATLECQLPAVVTTDLRLNQPRYASLPGIMKAKSKPIEELTPEKLGVNVTPQIQVLKLASPPARKAGIKVPDVATLVDKLRNEAKVV
- a CDS encoding GNAT family N-acetyltransferase, with product MPPRKTASSSEVLQGVLEALPLGQKLWVRGVTRDLAPLLRQGDAVRVLRCGPGDISAGDIALVRQGTRLTAQVVVSTQPWMTTTLLGTGARPGGALLGRVVSLRRGRWLVPLPRPLSPALWVAQRGLATAWGQRRTRLIYRAVRDFFFSGWSKPLRRHLVGPLEVRLLRPVDLEVLLTFAGERLSVSPTFLRRQLGDRWGRDAQERRGAAVGALDTQGRLHGFAWMDSYREEGLPLDGVWVRSLVVAPQARRMGVATQLVGRLLTEAHRQGEPRVQADVDEDNDASLRTFEGLGFQRASAELTNQTNEAWDAAGSTKRLIVFQRDSAP